A genomic window from Thunnus thynnus chromosome 12, fThuThy2.1, whole genome shotgun sequence includes:
- the myripa gene encoding rab effector MyRIP isoform X3: MGRKLDLSGLTDNEAEHVLQVVQRDMRLRKKEEERLSELKQELDEEGSRCLLLSRQSCFNRRCCIRCCAPFTFLLNPKRQCRDCLYNVCKACRVYNKRDKAWLCSACQKSRLLKTQSLEWFYTNVKTRFKRFGSAKVLKTLYRKHLVEHSALAELTEGSAYEESICNEGSVCGSDSTFYRQTEEHSMEDTLTVALRVAEEAIDEAISKAEFDSASQEKQNEAHYLRKHRGELVEELAKTIVQKIISRRKTLADIKAEYNEDWPFEHNTDLHHHHQSTADQACSSFKNQPGLWRSHSAFSLLDDSPGLIQETHQTLKKEGGGSAMSAWKSVDRLDNPVLTSPDGNWIALQSAQLSRPSLLTRRKSLVYSALEKESGVVSAYEGMGFDSETKSEPDSSWGTVLQEIHKKMTDSNFNLQDTEDRVSPQLMDHRGSNDNLFSDSEGNWKVNKPVLGRLKRKVPVEIRRPSSLPRTNIIDVNFNVEGAEDESNAAAEPAVGKVRRSRKKRNSKKELAASSPVLDYNKKDNQSEPTSDAVTPDTLTSGATTPEPFNPESDITGHGASQMEQELTLKLQQLTGRVSDSFTRDDGLYGVRDADDDAQSEERRQGNEDKDEKDEEDERPWRMEIELDDRRTEDEREEEEQDIDEDEVKDRLYRLVTQSRLTYLSSTDDELDRAGLSEGEWDGERDEDMEEDYKEQKEEKTEGLTYKLCQLEKEVRATQFSSTEDELDRVGIMDEEKKTGEEEEELAVKVCKLANQVNATQFSSTDDELDGRGEEGEEAIDEVTLWKLQARKAVQAAQVRDLASLVSASQFSSTEDELDRYGENEGEMEHEVNEGGIESSVEMEKVWEGTVGKSQERRESIGDLDVKMFDLREEIEERMNERSEEKVEKATTENVLDCQIKFDVQPEKTKIEEPEEKDCVQERVAEETEDERMEGKVFKETEERQEMQLKTVVGAERRQERTEEIIVLYETRVGLENQPEAKWSDKKEGEERQEEEKIRESKQTQEKWETASDSEEEDEEFDRIISSMLMMTLEDMQVEKLKDKGENGGMNRELEEVEADKKEKVDSKTDETGGAKERPGENITEQTAGDISTKQESSNATGRNKNEQQEKDTDPLEKPTDMTSEETNEAKQTCKRTEADDKSTRGEMTTEWQMMETQGDAAECESKDTDKTLEETKEKHIDDTEQSCTSSLQDGLLSPEEIQNRYSAVSLRSITTEVLKVLNATEELLQGVEGGDGPRLSTTSLPPNTDPKKLDQQFSRLEENVYVAAGTVYSLEAELSDLEECARGICSATSDMELSFLEEQVASAAAKVQQSELQICDISARIAALKSAGLNVDPQSCFPKTRAIPVMPVTLDSSRQLRRRLPAPPMKEDKET, encoded by the exons ATGGGCCGGAAGTTGGATCTGTCGGGCCTGACGGACAACGAGGCGGAGCATGTGCTGCAGGTGGTGCAGAGGGACATGAGGTTACGCAAGAAAGAGGAGGAGCGACTCAG TGAACTGAAGCAGGAGCTCGACGAGGAGGGCAGTCGCTGCCTCCTGCTGTCACGGCAGAGTTGCTTCAACCGGCGCTGCTGCATCCGCTGCTGCGCACCCTTCACCTTCCTGCTCAACCCCAAGCGCCAGTGCCGTGACTGCCTCTACAACGTCTGTAAGGCCTGCCGGGTCTACAACAAGCGGGACAAAGCCTGGCTCTGCTCCGCCTGCCAGAAGAGCAG gttATTAAAGACACAGTCACTTGAGTGGTTCTACACTAATGTGAAGACGCGCTTCAAGAGGTTTGGCAGTGCCAAAGTGCTGAAGACTCTTTACAGGAAGCACTTGGTGGAGCACAGTGCGCTCGCAGAGCTGACTG AGGGCAGCGCCTACGAGGAGAGCATCTGCAATGAGGGCAGCGTCTGTGGGAGCGACTCAACCTTCTACAGACAAACTgaag AGCACAGCATGGAAGATACGCTCACTGTGGCCTTGCGGGTGGCAGAGGAGGCTATAGACGAGGCCATTTCCAAGGCTGAGTTCGATTCTGCCAGTCAG GAGAAGCAGAATGAGGCACACTATCTACGGAAGCACAGAGGAGAGCTTGTTGAGGAACTGGCCAAAACTATTGTGcaaaaa ATCATTAGTAGGAGGAAGACTTTGGCTGACATTAAGGCTGAGTATAACGAGGATTGGCCATTTGAACACAACACggaccttcatcatcatcatcagtccaCCGCTGATCAAGCCTGCAGCTCCTTTAAAAACCAACCAGGCCtctgg AGGTCACATTCTGCCTTCTCACTGCTGGACGACTCTCCAGGTCTGATACAAGAAACTCACCAGACGTTGAAGAAGGAAGGTGGTGGCTCGGCTATGTCTGCTTGGAAGAGTGTAGACCGGCTGGACAATCCCG TGCTCACGAGCCCAGATGGGAACTGGATTGCCCTGCAGAGCGCCCAGCTGTCGCGTCCCAGCCTGCTGACCAGAAGGAAGAGCCTGGTCTACAGTGCCTTGGAGAAGGAGTCAGGAGTGGTATCCGCCTATGAAGGCATGGGCTTTGACAGTGAAACCAAATCTGAGCCGGACAGTTCCTGGGGCACCGTCCTCCAGGAGATTCACAAGAAGATGACAGACTCCAACTTTAACCTCCAGGACACCGAGGACAGGGTCTCGCCACAGCTAATGGACCACCGGGGCAGCAACGACAATCTGTTTTCAGACTCTGAGGGCAACTGGAAAGTTAATAAACCTGTGCTGGGTCGTCTTAAAAGGAAGGTGCCTGTGGAGATCAGGCGACCTTCATCATTACCCAGGACCAACATCATCGACGTGAACTTTAACGTGGAAGGAGCAGAGGATGAGAGCAATGCGGCTGCTGAGCCCGCAGttggaaaagtcaggagatcacggAAGAAAAGGAACAGTAAAAAAGAGCTGGCAGCTTCTTCTCCTGTGCTG GATTATAACAAAAAAGACAACCAGTCCGAACCTACTTCTGATGCTGTGACCCCTGACACTTTGACCTCTGGGGCCACAACCCCTGAACCTTTTAACCCAGAGAGTGACATCACCGGACATGGAGCCAGTCAGATGGAGCAGGAGCTCACGTTAAAACTGCAACAGCTCACAGGCAGAGTTTCTGACTCGTTTACGAGAGACGACGGGCTTTATGGAGTGAGAGATGCTGACGATGACGCACAGAGTGAGGAAAGGAGACAAGGAAACGAGgacaaagatgaaaaagatgaagaagatgagaGGCCGTGGAGGATGGAGATCGAATTGGATGACAGAAGAacagaggatgagagagaggaggaggagcaagaCATAGACGAAGACGAGGTGAAAGACCGATTGTACAGGCTCGTCACACAGTCCAGACTCACATACTTATCGTCTACTGATGACGAGTTAGACAGAGCAGGCCTGAGCGAAGGAGAATGGgacggagagagagatgaagatatGGAGGAGGACTATAAAgagcagaaagaggaaaagacagaaggaCTCACTTATAAACTCTGTCAGCTGGAAAAAGAAGTCAGAGCTACCCAGTTCTCATCCACGGAGGATGAGCTGGACAGAGTTGGCATCAtggatgaagagaagaagacaggagaggaggaggaggagctggcgGTGAAAGTGTGCAAATTAGCAAACCAAGTCAATGCCACCCAATTTTCATCCACGGACGATGAGTTAGACGGGAGAGGCGAAGAGGGGGAGGAAGCGATAGACGAAGTGACGCTTTGGAAACTGCAGGCGCGAAAAGCAGTCCAGGCGGCTCAAGTGCGCGACTTGGCCAGTCTAGTCAGCGCCTCTCAGTTTTCTTCCACGGAGGACGAGCTGGACAGATATGgagagaatgagggagagaTGGAGCACGAGGTAAATGAAGGAGGAATAGAGAGCAGTGTTGAGATGGAAAAAGTGTGGGAGGGAACAGTGGGAAAGagtcaggagaggagagaatcCATTGGAGATTTagatgtgaaaatgtttgatttaagGGAAGAAATTGAGGAGAGAATGAACGAGAGAAGTGAGGAGAAAGTAGAAAAAGCGACGACTGAGAACGTTCTGGATTGTCAGATAAAATTTGATGTCCAGCCAGAAAAAACGAAGATAGAGGAACCTGAAGAGAAAGATTGCGTGCAAGAGAGAGTGGCAGAGGAGACTGAGGATGAAAGGATGGAAGGAAAAGTttttaaagagacagaggagagacaggagaTGCAGTTAAAAACAGTGGTGGGAGCAGAGAGAAGGCAGGAAAGGACTGAGGAAATAATAGTCTTATATGAGACAAGAGTCGGACTAGAAAATCAGCCAGAGGCGAAGtggtcagacaaaaaagaaggagaggagagacaggaagaggaaaagatTAGAGAAAGCAAACAGACTCAGGAGAAATGGGAAACAGCATCAGAcagtgaagaggaggatgaagaatTTGACAGAATAATCAGCAGCATGTTGATGATGACTTTGGAGGACATGCAGGTAGAAAAGTTAAAGGATAAAGGAGAAAACGGAGGGATGAATAGAGAGCTAGAGGAGGTAGAGGCAGACAAGAAGGAGAAAGTGGATTCGAAGACAGACGAGACAGGAGGTGCAAAAGAAAGACCAGGAGAAAATATAACTGAGCAAACTGCAGGAGATATTTCTACAAAACAGGAGAGCAGCAATGCCACAGGCAGGAATAAAAATGAGCAGCAGGAAAAAGACACAGATCCACTAGAAAAACCGACAGATATGACAAGCGAAGAGACCAATGAGGCCAAACAGACATGTAAAAGAACGGAAGCGGATGACAAGAGCACAAGAGGAGAAATGACGACTGAGTGGCAAATGATGGAGACGCAGGGAGACGCTGCAGAGTGTGAAAGTAAAGACACGGATAAAACACTCGAggaaaccaaagaaaaacacatagacgacacagagcagagctgcacCTCGTCCCTTCAGGATGGTTTACTGTCACCGGAGGAGATTCAAAAT AGGTACTCAGCAGTGTCGCTGCGCAGCATCACCACCGAGGTGCTGAAGGTGCTGAATGCCACCGAGGAGCTGCTGCAGGGAGTGGAGGGAGGAGATGGCCCCCGCCTCTCCACCACCTCACTGCCCCCCAACACTGACCCCAAGAAACTGGACCAACAGTTCTCCAGACTAGAGGAGAAT gtGTATGTGGCAGCTGGTACAGTGTACAGTCTGGAGGCGGAGCTGAGTGACCTGGAGGAGTGTGCCAGGGGCATCTGCAGTGCCACATCCGATATGGAGCTGTCCTTCCTGGAGGAGCAGGTGGCATCAGCAGCTGCCAAGGTTCAACAGTCTGAGCTACAG aTATGCGATATCTCGGCAAGGATTGCTGCCCTGAAGAGTGCAGGCCTCAATGTGGACCCGCAGTCCTGCTTCCCTAAGACCAGGGCCATCCCAGTTATG CCAGTCACACTGGACTCATCAAGACAGCTGAGGAGGCGATTACCTGCACCACCGATGAAGG AAGACAAGGAGACCTAA